One segment of uncultured Tolumonas sp. DNA contains the following:
- the clpA gene encoding ATP-dependent Clp protease ATP-binding subunit ClpA, giving the protein MLNKELEKSINQAFKSAREARHEFMTVEHLLLALIDNHSARDALLACGAEVDQLRRELTVFLEQTTPLIPLEEAERDTQPTLGFQRVLQRAVFHVQSSGHNEVFGANVLVAIFSEQESQAVYFLKKADINRLDVVNYISHGVRKDVPQQDDGQSGHNAGDGEGMSEEAAANQIENFVTNLNLKVVEGNIDPLIGRDAEVNRAIQILCRRRKNNPLLVGEAGVGKTAIAEGLAYRIVHGDVPEVIADNTVYSLDMGSLLAGTKYRGDFEKRFKAVLKQLEREKGAILFIDEIHTIIGAGAASGGQLDAANLIKPILSSGQLRCMGSTTYQEYSQVFEKDHALARRFQKIDVVEPSIDDTTKILMGLKPRYEEHHHVRYTNKALRAAAELAAKYINDRHLPDKAIDVIDEVGASQRLLPPSKRKKVINVPDIEAIVAKIARIPEKSVSSSDRDTLRNLERNLKMVVFGQDKAIEVLTDAIRLSRSGLGNERRPVGSFLFAGPTGVGKTEVTLQLAKALGIELLRFDMSEYMERHTVSRLIGAPPGYVGYEQGGLLTDAVIKQPHCVVLLDEIEKAHSDVFNLLLQVMDNGTLTDNNGRKADFRNVVLVMTTNCGVQETQRKSIGFQNQDHTHDAMSEINRTFSPEFRNRLDNVIWFNHLDMDVIHQVVDKFIVELQAQLDVKGVSLEVTSAARNWLAEKGYDKAMGARPMGRVIQEQMKKPLANELLFGELVAGGVVKVDLQDDKLKFHFTPNKESVLQP; this is encoded by the coding sequence ATGCTAAACAAAGAACTGGAAAAATCGATAAACCAGGCATTCAAGTCGGCAAGAGAAGCGCGTCATGAATTTATGACGGTCGAGCATTTGTTGCTGGCATTAATCGATAACCATTCCGCCCGCGATGCACTACTGGCATGTGGTGCTGAAGTTGATCAACTGCGCAGAGAATTAACCGTTTTTCTGGAGCAGACCACACCGCTGATCCCTCTGGAAGAGGCAGAGCGGGATACACAGCCAACTCTCGGTTTCCAACGTGTATTGCAACGTGCCGTATTCCATGTGCAATCCTCCGGCCACAACGAAGTGTTTGGTGCCAACGTTCTGGTCGCTATTTTCAGCGAACAGGAATCACAAGCCGTCTATTTCCTGAAAAAAGCCGATATCAACCGTTTAGATGTGGTGAACTATATTTCGCACGGCGTGCGCAAAGATGTGCCACAGCAGGATGATGGCCAGTCTGGTCACAATGCCGGTGACGGCGAGGGCATGAGTGAAGAAGCCGCCGCTAACCAAATTGAAAATTTTGTTACGAATCTGAATTTGAAAGTGGTTGAAGGCAATATTGACCCGTTGATTGGTCGTGATGCTGAGGTAAATCGTGCCATTCAGATTTTATGTCGTCGCCGTAAAAATAACCCGCTGCTGGTGGGCGAAGCTGGGGTGGGTAAAACCGCGATTGCCGAAGGTTTAGCCTACCGGATTGTGCATGGCGATGTGCCGGAAGTAATTGCCGATAACACTGTGTATTCACTGGATATGGGCTCACTGCTGGCGGGGACTAAATATCGCGGTGATTTTGAAAAACGCTTTAAAGCCGTGCTCAAGCAATTAGAGCGCGAAAAAGGCGCGATCCTGTTTATCGATGAGATCCACACCATCATCGGGGCAGGGGCTGCGTCTGGCGGGCAGTTGGATGCCGCCAATCTGATCAAACCGATCCTCTCGTCCGGTCAGCTGCGTTGCATGGGTTCAACGACTTATCAGGAATATTCGCAGGTCTTTGAAAAAGATCATGCGCTGGCACGTCGGTTCCAGAAAATTGATGTGGTGGAACCATCCATCGATGACACGACCAAGATCCTGATGGGCTTAAAACCACGCTACGAAGAACATCACCATGTGCGTTATACCAATAAAGCACTGCGTGCCGCAGCCGAATTGGCAGCGAAATATATCAACGATCGTCATCTGCCGGATAAAGCCATTGATGTGATTGACGAGGTCGGTGCCAGCCAGCGCTTGTTGCCACCGAGCAAACGTAAGAAAGTGATCAATGTGCCGGATATCGAAGCGATCGTGGCCAAGATCGCCCGTATTCCGGAAAAATCAGTTTCTTCAAGTGATCGCGATACCTTGCGCAATCTGGAACGTAATCTGAAGATGGTGGTGTTCGGGCAGGATAAAGCCATTGAAGTGCTGACTGATGCCATTCGCCTGAGTCGTTCCGGCTTGGGGAATGAACGTCGTCCGGTTGGTTCGTTCCTGTTTGCCGGCCCAACCGGGGTGGGTAAAACCGAAGTCACGCTGCAGTTGGCTAAAGCGCTGGGTATTGAACTGCTGCGCTTTGATATGTCGGAATATATGGAACGGCATACCGTATCCCGTCTGATCGGCGCACCACCAGGTTATGTTGGTTATGAACAGGGTGGCTTGCTGACCGATGCGGTTATCAAACAGCCACATTGTGTGGTGTTGCTGGATGAAATTGAAAAGGCACATTCGGATGTCTTTAATCTGCTGTTGCAGGTTATGGATAACGGCACGCTGACGGATAACAACGGCCGTAAGGCCGATTTCCGTAACGTCGTGCTGGTCATGACGACCAATTGCGGGGTACAGGAAACCCAGCGTAAATCGATTGGTTTCCAAAATCAGGATCACACCCATGATGCGATGTCGGAAATTAATCGAACTTTCTCACCCGAGTTCCGTAACCGCTTAGATAACGTGATCTGGTTTAACCACTTGGATATGGATGTGATCCACCAGGTCGTGGATAAGTTTATCGTTGAGTTGCAGGCACAACTGGATGTCAAAGGCGTCTCGCTGGAAGTGACCTCTGCTGCTCGCAACTGGCTGGCAGAAAAAGGTT
- the cspD gene encoding cold shock domain-containing protein CspD, translated as MATGTVKWFNNAKGFGFICPDEGGDDIFAHYSTIDMNGYKTLKAGQPVEFELQAGPKGSHATSIVPNSSQES; from the coding sequence ATGGCTACTGGAACCGTAAAGTGGTTTAACAATGCGAAAGGATTTGGCTTCATCTGCCCGGATGAGGGCGGTGATGATATTTTTGCTCATTACTCCACTATTGATATGAATGGGTACAAAACGCTGAAAGCGGGGCAGCCTGTAGAGTTTGAACTACAAGCCGGGCCTAAAGGCTCACATGCAACCAGCATTGTGCCTAATTCATCCCAGGAATCATAA
- the clpS gene encoding ATP-dependent Clp protease adapter ClpS — translation MSKTRVSPTPETVDESKTKIQPPAMYKVVLMNDDYTPMDFVVEVLQRFFHMDMEKATQVMLAVHYDGKGICGVYTADIAETKVDQVNRYARKHEHPLLCIMEQA, via the coding sequence ATGAGCAAAACGCGTGTCTCACCTACACCCGAAACGGTGGATGAGAGCAAAACTAAAATCCAGCCACCCGCCATGTATAAAGTGGTGTTGATGAATGATGATTACACCCCGATGGATTTTGTGGTCGAGGTTTTACAGCGTTTTTTCCATATGGATATGGAAAAGGCGACTCAGGTCATGCTGGCTGTGCACTATGACGGCAAAGGAATTTGTGGCGTCTATACTGCAGATATAGCAGAAACAAAAGTTGATCAAGTGAACCGTTACGCTCGTAAGCATGAACATCCGTTGCTGTGTATTATGGAACAAGCCTGA